A single genomic interval of Streptomyces sp. 1222.5 harbors:
- the ptsP gene encoding phosphoenolpyruvate--protein phosphotransferase, with translation METTLRGVGVSHGVAIGEVRHMGTAVLEPPAKQIPTEDAGREQGRARQAVDAVAADLMARGNLAGGEAQAVLEAQAMMAQDPELMADVDRRIAVGSTAERAVYDAFAAYRELLAGAGEYLAGRVADLDDVRNRIVARLLGVPMPGVPDSDQPYVLVARDLAPADTALLDPSLVLGFVTEEGGPTSHSAILARALGVPAVVALPGAGELAEGTVVAVDGSTGDVFVNPSEEKKAQLEAAAAERKAALAASTGPGVTADGHKVPLLANVGGPADVPAAVEAGAEGVGLFRTEFLFLDDSKNAPSEEKQVEAYRQVLEAFPEGRVVVRVLDAGADKPLAFLTPADEPNPALGVRGLRTLLDHPEILRTQLTALARAAEGLPVYLEVMAPMVADRADAKAFADACREAGLRAKFGAMVEIPSAALRARSILQEVEFLSLGTNDLAQYTFAADRQVGAVSRLQDPWQPALLDLVALSAEAARAEGKSCGVCGEAASDPLLACVLTGLGVTSLSMGSASLPYVRATLAKFTLAQCERAAAAARAADSAEDARSAAQAVLSGE, from the coding sequence ATGGAGACAACGCTGCGAGGCGTCGGCGTGAGCCATGGCGTGGCGATCGGCGAGGTGCGGCACATGGGGACGGCGGTTCTGGAGCCGCCGGCCAAGCAGATCCCCACTGAGGACGCCGGGCGTGAGCAGGGCCGCGCGCGCCAGGCCGTGGACGCCGTGGCCGCCGACCTCATGGCACGCGGCAACCTGGCCGGGGGCGAGGCTCAGGCGGTGCTCGAGGCGCAGGCCATGATGGCCCAGGACCCCGAGCTGATGGCCGACGTGGACCGGCGCATCGCTGTCGGCAGCACGGCCGAGCGTGCGGTGTACGACGCGTTCGCGGCGTACAGGGAGCTGCTTGCCGGTGCCGGGGAGTACCTCGCCGGCCGGGTGGCCGACCTCGACGACGTACGGAACCGCATCGTCGCCCGGCTGCTGGGCGTTCCGATGCCGGGTGTTCCGGACAGTGACCAGCCCTATGTACTCGTCGCGCGGGACCTGGCTCCGGCGGACACGGCACTGCTCGACCCCTCCCTGGTGCTCGGATTCGTCACCGAGGAGGGCGGTCCGACCAGCCACAGCGCGATCCTGGCCCGTGCGCTGGGCGTGCCGGCCGTTGTCGCTCTGCCCGGTGCCGGTGAACTGGCCGAGGGCACCGTGGTGGCCGTGGACGGCAGCACCGGTGATGTCTTCGTCAACCCGAGCGAGGAGAAGAAGGCGCAGCTTGAGGCCGCGGCCGCCGAACGGAAGGCCGCGCTCGCCGCGTCGACGGGTCCCGGCGTGACCGCGGACGGGCACAAGGTGCCGCTGCTGGCCAACGTGGGCGGTCCGGCGGACGTGCCGGCGGCCGTGGAGGCCGGTGCCGAGGGTGTCGGTCTCTTCCGGACCGAGTTCCTCTTCCTGGACGACAGCAAGAACGCTCCTTCCGAGGAGAAGCAGGTGGAGGCCTACCGGCAGGTGCTGGAGGCGTTCCCCGAGGGCCGTGTGGTCGTGCGCGTGCTGGACGCGGGTGCGGACAAACCGCTGGCGTTCCTGACGCCGGCGGACGAGCCGAACCCCGCGCTCGGTGTCCGTGGTCTCCGTACGCTGCTCGACCATCCCGAGATTCTGCGTACGCAGCTGACCGCGCTGGCGAGGGCCGCCGAGGGGCTTCCCGTCTACCTCGAGGTCATGGCGCCCATGGTGGCCGACCGGGCGGACGCCAAGGCGTTCGCGGACGCCTGCCGTGAGGCGGGGCTGCGTGCGAAGTTCGGCGCGATGGTGGAGATCCCGTCCGCCGCGCTGCGGGCGCGTTCGATCCTTCAGGAGGTCGAGTTCCTGTCGCTGGGCACCAATGACCTCGCGCAGTACACCTTCGCGGCGGACCGGCAGGTCGGTGCGGTCTCGCGGCTTCAGGACCCGTGGCAGCCGGCGCTGCTCGATCTGGTCGCGCTATCCGCCGAGGCGGCCAGGGCCGAGGGCAAGAGCTGCGGCGTGTGCGGCGAGGCCGCGTCCGATCCGTTGCTGGCGTGTGTGCTGACCGGTCTGGGTGTCACCTCCCTGTCCATGGGTTCCGCTTCCCTTCCCTATGTGCGGGCGACGCTGGCGAAGTTCACGCTGGCGCAGTGCGAGCGTGCCGCGGCG
- a CDS encoding PTS glucose transporter subunit IIA, translating to MTTVTSPLAGRAIGLAAVPDPVFSGAMVGPGTAIDPVREPSEAVAPVDGVIVSLHPHAFVVVDDNGHGVLTHLGIDTVQLNGEGFELLVAKGDTVRRGQAIVRWNPAAIEAAGKSPVCPVVALEATADSLADLRDSGDVKAGDSLFAWN from the coding sequence ATGACCACCGTGACGTCCCCTCTCGCCGGACGCGCCATCGGACTGGCCGCCGTGCCGGATCCGGTCTTCTCCGGGGCCATGGTCGGCCCGGGCACTGCGATCGACCCCGTACGTGAACCCTCCGAAGCCGTGGCACCCGTGGACGGCGTCATCGTCTCCCTGCACCCGCACGCCTTCGTCGTCGTGGACGACAACGGACACGGCGTGCTCACCCATCTCGGCATCGACACCGTCCAGCTCAACGGCGAGGGCTTCGAGCTCCTCGTGGCCAAGGGCGACACCGTCCGGCGCGGCCAGGCCATCGTGCGCTGGAACCCCGCCGCGATCGAGGCGGCCGGCAAGTCCCCGGTGTGTCCCGTCGTCGCACTCGAAGCCACGGCCGACTCCCTCGCCGACCTTCGTGACAGCGGTGACGTGAAGGCCGGCGACAGCCTCTTCGCCTGGAACTGA
- a CDS encoding CDP-alcohol phosphatidyltransferase family protein translates to MEVQETRVQTERVLTIPNILSMARLVGVPVFLWLILRPEFGGPKSDGWALLVLAFSGVSDYLDGKLARRWNQISSLGRLLDPAADRLYVLSTLLGLTWREILPVWLTALLLARELVLLVMVGILRRHGYPPPQVNFLGKAATFNLMYAFPLLLLSDGTGWIASLAAIFGWAFAGWGTTLYWWAGVLYVVQVRRLVRADAMAD, encoded by the coding sequence GTGGAGGTCCAGGAGACCCGTGTCCAGACGGAGCGGGTCCTCACCATCCCCAACATCCTCAGCATGGCGCGGCTCGTCGGCGTACCCGTCTTCCTGTGGTTGATCCTCAGGCCGGAGTTCGGCGGCCCCAAGAGCGATGGCTGGGCTCTCCTCGTGCTGGCGTTCAGCGGGGTCAGTGACTATCTGGACGGCAAGCTCGCGCGCCGCTGGAATCAGATCAGCAGCCTCGGCCGGCTCCTCGATCCCGCCGCCGACCGGCTCTACGTACTTTCCACGCTGCTCGGTCTCACCTGGCGGGAGATCCTGCCGGTCTGGCTCACCGCCCTGCTGCTGGCGAGAGAACTGGTTCTCCTGGTGATGGTGGGCATCCTCCGCCGGCACGGCTATCCGCCGCCGCAGGTGAACTTCCTCGGGAAGGCCGCCACGTTCAACCTGATGTACGCCTTCCCGCTGCTGCTCCTCAGCGACGGCACTGGTTGGATCGCGTCACTCGCTGCCATTTTCGGATGGGCGTTCGCCGGATGGGGTACAACGCTCTATTGGTGGGCAGGAGTGTTGTACGTGGTACAGGTCCGCCGTTTGGTGCGCGCGGACGCCATGGCCGATTGA
- a CDS encoding mannose-1-phosphate guanyltransferase has translation MKAVVMAGGEGTRLRPMTSSMPKPLLPVANRPIMEHVLRLLKRHGLNETVVTVQFLASLVKNYFGDGEELGMELTYANEEKPLGTAGSVKNAEEALKDDAFLVISGDALTDFDLTELINFHKDKGALVTVCLTRVPNPLEFGITIVDEEGKVERFLEKPTWGQVFSDTVNTGIYVMEPEVFNYVDPDVPVDWSGDVFPQLMKEGKPIYGYIAEGYWEDVGTHESYVKAQADVLEGKVNVALDGFEISPGVWVAEGAEVHPDAVLRGPLYIGDYAKVEAGAEIREHTVVGSNVVVKSGAFLHKAVVHDNVYVGQHSNLRGCVIGKNTDIMRAARIEDGAVIGDECLIGEESIVQGNVRVYPFKTIEAGAFVNTSVIWESRGQAHLFGARGVSGILNVEITPELAVRLAGAYATTLKKGSTVTTARDHSRGARALKRAVISALQASAIDVRDLENVPLPVARQQTARGSAGGIMIRTSPGVPDSVDIMFFDGNGADLSQGSQRKLDRVFARQEYRRAFPGEIGDLYFPASVFDSYTGSLLRNVDTTGIAEAGLKVVVDASNGSAGLVLPSLLGKLGVDSLTINPGLDESRPTETADMRRSGLVRLGEIVASSGAAFGVRFDPVGERLSLVDEKGRIIEDDRALLVMLDLVAAERRSGRVALPVTTTRIAEQVAAYHGTQVEWTTTSPDDLTRVGGEEGTIFGGDGKGGFIVPEFSSVYDGTAAFVRLIGLVARTQLTLSQIDARIPRAHVHKRDLATPWAVKGLVMRRVVEAAGDRFVDTTDGVRVVETDGRWVMVLPDPAEAVTHLWAEGPDDASAQALLDEWAAVVDSAGR, from the coding sequence ATGAAGGCCGTCGTGATGGCCGGTGGCGAAGGCACTCGCCTGCGCCCCATGACCTCGAGCATGCCCAAGCCTCTCCTGCCCGTGGCGAACCGCCCGATCATGGAGCACGTGCTTCGGCTGCTCAAAAGGCACGGGCTCAACGAGACCGTCGTCACCGTGCAGTTCCTGGCATCGCTCGTCAAGAACTACTTCGGTGATGGCGAAGAGCTCGGAATGGAGCTCACATATGCCAATGAGGAGAAGCCACTCGGTACCGCCGGAAGCGTCAAGAACGCCGAAGAGGCGTTGAAGGACGATGCCTTCCTCGTCATTTCCGGCGATGCCCTGACCGACTTCGACCTCACCGAGCTGATCAATTTCCACAAGGACAAGGGCGCGCTCGTCACGGTCTGCCTGACGCGCGTGCCCAACCCGCTGGAGTTCGGCATCACCATCGTCGACGAAGAAGGCAAGGTCGAACGCTTCCTGGAGAAGCCGACCTGGGGTCAGGTCTTCTCCGACACGGTCAACACGGGCATCTATGTCATGGAGCCCGAGGTGTTCAACTACGTCGACCCCGACGTTCCGGTCGACTGGTCCGGCGATGTCTTCCCCCAGTTGATGAAGGAAGGCAAGCCCATCTACGGCTACATCGCCGAGGGCTACTGGGAGGACGTCGGCACCCACGAGAGCTATGTGAAGGCCCAGGCGGACGTCCTCGAGGGCAAGGTCAACGTCGCCCTCGACGGCTTCGAGATCTCGCCGGGCGTATGGGTCGCCGAAGGGGCCGAGGTACATCCCGACGCCGTGCTGCGCGGGCCGCTCTACATCGGCGACTACGCGAAGGTCGAGGCCGGCGCGGAGATCCGCGAGCACACGGTCGTCGGCTCGAACGTGGTCGTGAAGAGCGGTGCCTTCCTGCACAAGGCCGTGGTGCACGACAACGTGTACGTCGGACAGCACAGCAATCTGCGCGGCTGCGTCATCGGCAAGAACACCGACATCATGCGGGCTGCCCGGATCGAGGACGGCGCGGTCATCGGTGACGAGTGCCTGATCGGTGAAGAATCGATCGTTCAGGGCAACGTCCGCGTCTACCCGTTCAAGACCATCGAGGCCGGCGCCTTCGTCAACACCTCGGTCATCTGGGAGTCCCGCGGACAGGCCCACCTGTTCGGTGCCCGAGGCGTCTCCGGCATCCTGAACGTGGAGATCACACCGGAACTGGCGGTGCGGCTCGCCGGTGCGTACGCGACGACCCTCAAGAAGGGCTCGACGGTCACCACCGCGCGTGACCACTCCCGAGGCGCCCGGGCACTCAAGAGAGCGGTCATCTCCGCGCTGCAGGCCAGCGCCATCGACGTACGCGACCTGGAGAACGTGCCGCTGCCGGTGGCCCGGCAGCAGACCGCCCGCGGCAGCGCCGGCGGGATCATGATCCGTACCTCGCCCGGTGTGCCGGACTCGGTCGACATCATGTTCTTCGACGGCAACGGCGCGGACCTCTCGCAGGGCAGCCAGCGGAAGCTGGACCGGGTGTTCGCCCGCCAGGAGTACCGGCGCGCGTTCCCCGGCGAGATCGGTGACCTGTACTTCCCGGCGAGCGTCTTCGACTCGTACACCGGGTCGCTTCTGCGGAACGTCGACACCACCGGGATCGCGGAGGCGGGTCTCAAGGTCGTCGTGGACGCCTCCAACGGAAGCGCCGGGCTCGTGCTGCCCAGCCTGCTGGGCAAGCTGGGCGTGGACTCGCTGACCATCAATCCCGGTCTCGACGAGTCCAGGCCCACGGAGACGGCCGACATGCGCCGGAGCGGGCTGGTGCGGCTCGGCGAGATAGTTGCCTCTTCAGGTGCCGCCTTCGGTGTGCGGTTCGATCCTGTCGGCGAGCGGCTGTCGCTCGTGGACGAGAAGGGCCGGATCATCGAGGACGACCGGGCGCTGCTGGTGATGCTGGACCTGGTCGCCGCCGAGCGGCGCAGCGGCCGGGTCGCGCTGCCGGTCACCACGACCCGGATCGCCGAGCAGGTGGCCGCCTACCACGGCACCCAGGTCGAGTGGACGACGACGTCGCCCGACGACCTCACGCGCGTGGGCGGCGAGGAAGGCACGATCTTCGGCGGTGACGGCAAGGGCGGCTTCATCGTGCCCGAGTTCAGCAGCGTCTACGACGGCACGGCGGCCTTTGTACGGCTGATCGGGCTCGTGGCGCGGACGCAGCTCACCCTGAGCCAGATCGACGCCCGGATCCCGCGTGCGCACGTCCACAAGCGGGACCTGGCCACTCCGTGGGCCGTCAAGGGTCTGGTGATGCGGCGCGTGGTCGAGGCGGCTGGGGATCGCTTTGTCGACACGACCGATGGGGTGCGGGTCGTGGAGACCGACGGGCGCTGGGTGATGGTGCTGCCCGACCCCGCCGAGGCGGTCACGCATCTGTGGGCCGAGGGGCCCGACGACGCGTCCGCGCAGGCGCTGCTGGACGAGTGGGCGGCCGTGGTGGACAGCGCAGGCCGGTGA
- a CDS encoding DUF881 domain-containing protein, translating to MCGMPQQPPVRSSPTRPSRPDASMSLITNVMDHSLDDGYAEAAARRKTQGEGGLPKTLRAKLGLAAGLVLAALVVTLGAAQARVAAPVVAKERQELIDRIDAETSAADRLEGSVDKLRDEVGARQRAALRSSGGSAEADLVGLLSGATPVHGPGVRLVVNDAKEAGGGEGSNPRETSGFSDTGRVRDRDMQRVVNGLWASGAEAVSINGQRLTALSAIRAAGDAILVDNKPLVPPYTVLALGDGRKLSTRFQDSPDGLYLHALRENYGVRATISTEGDVRLPAAPSVIVRTAQPHADTTEKGTS from the coding sequence ATGTGCGGCATGCCGCAGCAACCCCCCGTTCGGAGCAGCCCCACGCGGCCGTCGCGCCCGGACGCCTCCATGTCGTTGATCACCAACGTCATGGACCACAGCCTCGACGACGGGTATGCCGAGGCCGCGGCCCGGAGGAAGACGCAGGGCGAGGGCGGGCTGCCGAAGACCCTCCGCGCGAAGCTGGGCCTGGCGGCCGGTCTCGTCCTCGCCGCGCTGGTCGTGACCCTCGGGGCGGCGCAGGCGCGGGTGGCGGCCCCTGTGGTGGCCAAGGAACGCCAGGAGCTGATCGACCGCATCGACGCCGAGACCTCGGCCGCGGACCGGCTCGAGGGCTCCGTGGACAAGCTGCGCGACGAGGTCGGGGCACGGCAGCGGGCGGCGCTGAGGTCGAGCGGCGGCAGCGCCGAGGCGGATCTGGTGGGCCTGCTGTCGGGCGCCACACCGGTGCACGGGCCCGGCGTCCGGCTCGTCGTGAATGACGCCAAGGAGGCCGGCGGCGGCGAGGGGAGCAACCCGCGGGAGACCTCGGGCTTCTCCGACACCGGACGGGTGCGCGACCGGGACATGCAGCGCGTGGTCAACGGGCTGTGGGCCTCGGGGGCCGAGGCCGTCTCCATCAACGGTCAGCGGCTGACCGCCCTGTCCGCGATCAGGGCCGCGGGTGACGCGATACTGGTCGACAACAAGCCGCTGGTGCCGCCGTACACGGTGCTGGCACTGGGGGACGGTCGAAAACTCAGCACCCGGTTCCAGGACAGCCCCGACGGGCTGTATCTGCACGCCCTGAGGGAGAACTACGGCGTCCGCGCCACCATCTCCACGGAGGGCGACGTCCGTCTGCCCGCCGCACCGAGTGTGATCGTACGAACTGCACAGCCGCACGCGGACACAACTGAGAAGGGCACATCGTGA
- a CDS encoding small basic family protein: MIAVLGLVVGVVAGLLVRPEVPAVVEPYLPIAVVAALDAVFGGLRAMLDGIFDDKVFVVSFLSNVVVAALIVFLGDKLGVGAQLSTGVVVVLGIRIFSNAAAIRRHVFRA; the protein is encoded by the coding sequence GTGATCGCCGTACTGGGCCTCGTCGTGGGAGTCGTGGCCGGCCTGTTGGTCCGGCCCGAGGTTCCGGCGGTCGTCGAGCCTTACCTGCCGATCGCCGTCGTCGCGGCGCTGGACGCCGTCTTCGGTGGTCTGCGGGCCATGCTCGACGGGATCTTCGACGACAAGGTCTTCGTCGTGTCGTTCCTGTCGAACGTGGTCGTCGCCGCCCTGATCGTCTTCCTGGGCGACAAGTTGGGCGTGGGCGCCCAGCTGTCCACGGGCGTCGTCGTGGTCCTCGGTATCCGTATCTTCTCCAACGCCGCGGCGATCCGGCGGCACGTGTTCCGGGCGTGA
- a CDS encoding DUF881 domain-containing protein: MSDETGRNGQDEQNQIPENGPERNGSERPDAADGRSGREPRPENGLRRELPAEVPAPAPGAGQTPGERPEEPVTGRQRLAEGLWPPRVTRAQLIVAVLLFGLGFGLAVQVASNSDSDSALRGARQEDLVRILDELDSRTQRLQDEKQGLEKQSQELQSSSDQAAEARKQTAEKERQLGILAGTVAAQGPGITMTIEDTKGTVQADMLLDAIQELRAAGAEAIEVNGVRVVANTYLTDSGDSVSVDGNKINAPYRFKVIGKPQDLEPALNIPGGVVQTLEKEQATVIVERSDKIVVDALRHVKRPDYARSSSQ, encoded by the coding sequence ATGAGCGACGAGACCGGCCGGAACGGCCAGGACGAACAGAACCAGATCCCGGAGAACGGCCCCGAGCGGAACGGCTCGGAGCGTCCGGACGCCGCTGACGGCCGCAGTGGCCGGGAGCCCCGCCCGGAGAACGGTCTGCGCAGGGAGCTGCCCGCCGAGGTCCCCGCCCCGGCGCCCGGTGCCGGGCAGACGCCGGGGGAGCGGCCCGAGGAGCCGGTGACCGGCCGGCAGCGGCTGGCCGAGGGATTGTGGCCGCCGCGTGTCACCCGCGCCCAACTCATCGTCGCCGTGCTGCTGTTCGGCCTCGGTTTCGGCCTCGCCGTGCAGGTGGCGTCGAACAGCGACAGCGACAGCGCGCTGCGCGGAGCACGGCAGGAAGATCTTGTTCGCATCCTCGATGAACTGGATTCGCGTACTCAGCGTCTTCAGGACGAGAAGCAGGGACTGGAGAAACAGAGTCAGGAGTTGCAGAGCAGCTCCGACCAGGCCGCGGAGGCGCGCAAGCAGACCGCCGAGAAGGAGAGACAACTCGGCATCCTCGCGGGCACCGTGGCGGCGCAAGGTCCCGGCATCACCATGACGATCGAGGACACGAAGGGGACGGTCCAGGCGGACATGCTGCTCGACGCGATCCAGGAGCTGCGCGCGGCCGGTGCCGAGGCGATCGAGGTCAACGGAGTGCGGGTGGTCGCCAACACCTACCTCACGGACTCCGGTGATTCGGTGAGCGTCGACGGGAACAAGATCAACGCCCCTTATCGTTTCAAGGTCATCGGCAAGCCGCAGGACCTGGAGCCGGCGCTGAACATTCCCGGAGGCGTGGTGCAGACCCTGGAGAAGGAGCAGGCCACGGTGATCGTCGAACGGTCCGACAAGATCGTCGTGGACGCCTTGCGGCACGTGAAGCGGCCTGACTACGCTCGGTCGTCCTCCCAGTGA
- a CDS encoding FHA domain-containing protein, producing the protein MKLFAKLFGKSAREGSDNATARHRAQPDQEGQRPLFRDQVAGPGGDISGGQGAASVDPAQSGGIGFGQPSTSGAGGGFTSGPYASNAPGGQPRQEDPSMSALVCTRCGNRNAENARFCSNCGAPLRPGVAPERASETTSTISISGIEAYEAEATGQTPLPMLSPEAQAAVDALPLGSALLVVRRGPNSGSRFLLDSDLTTAGRHPQSDIFLDDVTVSRRHVEFRRSPDGSFTVADVGSLNGTYVNRERIDQVALSNGDEVQIGKYRLVFYASRQGI; encoded by the coding sequence GTGAAGTTGTTTGCGAAGTTGTTCGGCAAGAGCGCGCGAGAGGGCAGCGACAACGCGACCGCTCGCCATCGCGCCCAGCCTGACCAGGAAGGACAGCGCCCGCTGTTCCGTGACCAGGTCGCTGGTCCGGGCGGTGACATTTCGGGTGGTCAGGGCGCGGCGTCTGTTGACCCTGCCCAGTCCGGCGGCATAGGTTTCGGGCAACCGTCAACCTCAGGTGCGGGTGGAGGGTTTACCTCCGGTCCGTACGCGTCCAACGCCCCGGGTGGGCAGCCGCGGCAGGAGGATCCGTCGATGTCGGCCCTGGTGTGTACGAGGTGCGGTAACCGCAACGCGGAGAACGCTCGCTTCTGCTCCAACTGCGGTGCGCCGCTGCGTCCCGGTGTGGCGCCCGAGCGCGCCTCCGAGACGACGTCCACGATCTCGATCTCGGGTATCGAGGCCTACGAGGCGGAGGCGACCGGCCAGACCCCGCTGCCGATGCTGTCGCCCGAGGCGCAGGCCGCGGTGGACGCGCTGCCGCTGGGCTCGGCGCTGCTGGTGGTGCGCCGCGGTCCGAACTCGGGCAGCCGCTTCCTGCTGGACAGCGACCTGACCACGGCCGGACGCCACCCGCAGAGCGACATCTTCCTGGACGACGTGACGGTCTCCCGTCGGCACGTGGAGTTCCGGCGCTCCCCGGACGGCTCGTTCACCGTGGCCGACGTGGGCAGCCTGAACGGCACGTACGTCAACCGGGAGCGGATCGACCAGGTCGCCCTGTCGAACGGTGACGAGGTGCAGATCGGCAAGTACCGGCTGGTGTTCTACGCGAGCCGGCAGGGCATCTGA
- a CDS encoding MerR family transcriptional regulator, translating to MLHTPSGGAGSGTAARDSGLMSIGAVLSALHDEFPEVTISKIRFLEAEGLVEPQRTPSGYRKFSAGDVERLGHVLRMQRDHYLPLKVIREHLDAMERGEAVPLPLVGRQRTGDDVPVRTEGPTVARVGRAELLAAADIDEGELKEWESYGLLAPLEDGAYEAEAVTVAALVAELGRFGIEPRHLRVMKAAADREAGLVDQVVAPLRRHRNPQTRAHAEARTKELAALTVRLHAALVHTALGVRLP from the coding sequence ATGCTTCACACACCGAGCGGCGGTGCCGGAAGCGGTACCGCCGCCAGGGACAGCGGGCTGATGAGCATCGGCGCAGTGCTGAGCGCGTTGCACGACGAGTTCCCCGAGGTCACCATCTCCAAGATCCGTTTCCTGGAGGCCGAGGGGCTCGTGGAGCCGCAGCGGACCCCGTCGGGGTACCGCAAGTTCAGCGCCGGGGACGTCGAGCGCCTCGGCCATGTCCTGCGGATGCAGCGGGACCACTATCTGCCGCTCAAGGTGATCCGCGAGCACCTCGACGCGATGGAGCGGGGTGAGGCCGTCCCGCTGCCCCTGGTAGGGCGGCAGCGCACCGGGGACGACGTGCCCGTGCGGACCGAGGGACCCACGGTGGCCCGGGTCGGCCGGGCCGAGCTGCTCGCGGCGGCGGACATCGACGAGGGCGAGCTGAAGGAGTGGGAGTCCTACGGGCTCCTAGCTCCGCTGGAGGACGGGGCGTACGAGGCCGAGGCCGTCACCGTGGCCGCGCTCGTCGCCGAGCTGGGCCGGTTCGGCATCGAACCGCGTCACCTCCGGGTGATGAAGGCCGCCGCCGACCGGGAGGCCGGCCTCGTCGACCAGGTGGTGGCCCCGCTCAGGCGGCACCGCAATCCGCAGACCAGGGCACATGCCGAAGCCCGCACGAAGGAGCTGGCGGCGCTCACGGTGCGGCTGCACGCGGCTCTGGTGCATACCGCCCTCGGTGTGCGGCTGCCCTGA
- a CDS encoding bifunctional nuclease family protein: protein MNELDVVGVRVEMPSNQPIVLLREVGGDRYLPIWIGPGEATAIAFAQQGMAPARPLTHDLFKDVLEAVGQELTEVRITDLREGVFYAELVFASGVEVSARPSDAIALALRTGTPIYGSDTVLDDAGIAIPDEQEDEVEKFREFLDQISPEDFGTSSQ from the coding sequence GTGAACGAGCTCGATGTCGTAGGTGTCCGGGTCGAAATGCCCTCCAACCAACCGATCGTGCTCCTGCGCGAAGTGGGGGGCGACCGTTACCTCCCCATCTGGATCGGACCGGGGGAGGCGACGGCGATCGCTTTCGCCCAGCAGGGCATGGCGCCCGCGCGACCGCTGACCCACGATCTGTTCAAGGACGTGCTGGAGGCCGTCGGCCAGGAGCTGACCGAGGTGCGCATCACCGATCTGCGGGAAGGCGTCTTCTACGCGGAGCTGGTCTTCGCCAGCGGCGTCGAGGTCAGTGCCCGTCCCTCCGATGCCATAGCGCTGGCCCTGCGCACCGGGACGCCGATCTACGGCAGTGACACGGTGCTGGACGACGCGGGTATCGCCATTCCGGACGAGCAGGAGGACGAGGTGGAGAAGTTCCGCGAGTTCCTCGACCAGATCTCGCCCGAGGACTTCGGCACCAGCAGCCAGTGA
- a CDS encoding MerR family transcriptional regulator: MRTSGDGTAGGAPGHGLGESGPYPPPSSQLRSNRGHPHSGSAVDNAQQRPTAVPNGGGAASMTSEEIGYRGPTACAAAGITYRQLDYWARTGLVEPSVRPAYGSGTQRLYSFRDVVVLKIVKRFLDTGVSLQNIRTAVQHLRERGFRDLERMTLMSDGATVYECTSPDEVHALLQGGQGIFGIAVGVVWRDVESALSQLHGERVDTGETLVGHNPADELARRRNRAV, translated from the coding sequence GTGAGAACGAGCGGCGACGGTACGGCTGGGGGTGCCCCCGGACACGGTCTGGGGGAGAGCGGTCCGTACCCTCCCCCGAGCTCTCAGCTGCGTTCGAACAGGGGTCATCCCCATTCCGGCAGCGCGGTCGACAACGCTCAGCAGCGACCGACGGCGGTGCCGAACGGCGGAGGGGCGGCGTCCATGACGTCCGAGGAGATCGGCTACCGCGGGCCCACGGCCTGCGCGGCCGCCGGCATCACCTACCGGCAGCTCGACTACTGGGCCCGTACCGGCCTCGTCGAGCCGAGTGTGCGGCCCGCGTACGGGTCGGGCACACAGCGTCTGTACAGCTTCCGGGACGTCGTCGTCCTGAAGATCGTCAAGCGGTTCCTCGACACGGGTGTCTCGCTGCAGAACATCCGCACGGCCGTCCAGCACCTGCGGGAACGCGGTTTCCGCGACCTGGAGCGGATGACGCTGATGAGCGACGGGGCGACCGTGTACGAGTGCACCTCGCCGGACGAGGTCCATGCCCTGCTCCAGGGCGGTCAGGGCATCTTCGGGATCGCGGTCGGCGTGGTGTGGCGGGACGTGGAAAGCGCGCTCTCCCAGCTGCACGGTGAGCGCGTCGACACAGGCGAGACCCTCGTCGGTCACAACCCCGCGGACGAGCTGGCGCGGCGCCGCAACCGCGCGGTCTGA